A window of the Cystobacter fuscus genome harbors these coding sequences:
- a CDS encoding glycoside hydrolase — protein MSIQTRKSFSWAVGAATSLVAALTLGGTQARADYVVTPNPSSTFGTWQGWGCSLAWWAHAFGDREDLADAVFTQNASVSLSTNAGTYSVPGLGMNVVRYNIGGYGTRAVGTTVPLYPPTSTLPDFKRIPGYWLDWSSTDPSSSSFDWNMDSRQRNMMWKARDRGANVFEAFSNSPMWWMDYNKSSAGSNGGGDNLQSWNHGDFARYLATVVKYAKDHWGVNFTTVEPFNEPAETWWTYPKNQEGCHFDNATQRQVLGYLRTELNNRGLQGVGIAASDENSPDRALSTWNAFDATTKALVNQINVHGYSGLEPYRGPNRGPLYSATSGKRRWVSEYGDGDGSGMPMADSIMRDLREYHPTAWVYWQPFDSGGWGLVQSNPGDNWIGTANAKWYVMAQFSRHIRPGMTLLSGDDRNTVFAYDAVARKLVVVTVNFATAQWIDYDLSRFGTVSGPITRWTTVTASGGERYAQYRDTSLSGKRFWSWFPANTVQTFEIQGLSP, from the coding sequence ATGTCGATTCAAACAAGGAAATCCTTCTCATGGGCGGTCGGTGCCGCGACCTCGCTCGTCGCCGCACTGACGCTCGGTGGAACCCAGGCGCGGGCCGACTATGTCGTCACGCCCAACCCCTCCAGCACCTTCGGCACGTGGCAGGGGTGGGGCTGTTCGCTGGCATGGTGGGCCCATGCCTTCGGTGACCGCGAGGACCTGGCGGATGCCGTCTTCACCCAGAACGCCTCCGTGAGCCTGTCCACCAACGCGGGCACCTACTCCGTGCCGGGTCTCGGCATGAACGTGGTCCGTTACAACATCGGCGGTTATGGCACCCGGGCCGTCGGGACAACCGTTCCCCTCTATCCCCCCACGAGCACGCTCCCGGACTTCAAGCGTATCCCTGGCTATTGGCTCGACTGGTCCAGCACGGATCCCTCCTCTTCCAGCTTCGACTGGAACATGGACTCCCGGCAGCGCAACATGATGTGGAAGGCACGGGATCGCGGTGCGAACGTCTTCGAGGCGTTCTCCAACTCACCCATGTGGTGGATGGACTACAACAAGAGTTCCGCGGGCAGCAATGGTGGCGGTGACAACCTCCAGTCCTGGAACCATGGCGACTTCGCTCGCTATCTGGCCACCGTCGTCAAGTACGCCAAGGACCACTGGGGGGTGAACTTCACCACGGTCGAGCCGTTCAACGAGCCGGCGGAAACCTGGTGGACGTACCCCAAGAACCAGGAAGGCTGTCACTTCGACAACGCCACGCAACGCCAGGTCCTCGGCTACCTCCGCACCGAGCTGAACAACCGGGGGCTCCAGGGCGTGGGTATCGCCGCCTCGGACGAGAACTCTCCGGACCGGGCGCTCAGCACCTGGAACGCCTTCGATGCGACCACGAAGGCGCTGGTCAACCAGATCAACGTGCACGGCTACAGTGGCCTCGAGCCCTACCGGGGGCCGAACCGGGGTCCCCTCTACTCGGCCACGAGCGGCAAGCGGCGCTGGGTCTCCGAGTATGGGGATGGAGACGGCAGCGGCATGCCGATGGCCGACTCCATCATGCGCGATCTGCGGGAGTACCACCCGACCGCCTGGGTCTACTGGCAGCCGTTCGACAGTGGGGGGTGGGGCCTCGTCCAGTCCAACCCCGGTGACAACTGGATCGGAACGGCCAATGCCAAATGGTATGTCATGGCTCAGTTCAGCCGACACATCCGGCCGGGCATGACCCTGCTGAGTGGAGATGACCGGAACACCGTGTTCGCCTATGACGCCGTGGCCCGCAAGCTGGTCGTGGTGACGGTGAACTTCGCGACGGCTCAGTGGATTGACTATGATTTGTCCCGATTCGGCACGGTCAGCGGCCCCATCACCCGTTGGACCACGGTGACCGCCAGCGGGGGAGAGCGGTACGCGCAATACCGTGACACGAGCTTGAGCGGGAAGCGCTTCTGGTCGTGGTTCCCCGCCAACACCGTCCAGACCTTCGAGATCCAGGGCCTCTCCCCTTGA
- a CDS encoding BNR-4 repeat-containing protein, which produces MVTSRFLALCALLLPRLVVAEPFQGLADPGAVIGQLDGVVLEGDQYFLHGWTCQQGVAASLRIHVYAGASAYDEPRGQLVLEGASQFMAESAVGERCGAGNGRYRFHVAIPESVLAAVGGQPLYVHGLRVLGTVRNSALVNSGKIRFPHPLGSAPRGCMPSLWNDNVERNAYPSGNAQGQGQPWVYMAWVWRETPAVETNHSVSVARSQDLVNWYNTCGEKLTLPLTTASHAVVDPIQTHQGVLNNLNVGFDGEGRPVVTYQTYKVVYSADVPPVWTTQVYNARLEGGQWKIHQNRLEGGSADISGTGEIASLGATDGPLHWDAQDPALTYYLRWESMPTNRDLPYDCSGRALSVSQPTETTCPDKFLTDLVVWSYDATAKLWRASRVDRAWGGSSATFDFVVFKRHQLVAYYDANRRVKVAIRNGDGAWTYKVLDDQFKGWDSHNYLTLEVDDNHDIHLSGDLHGHALTYWRSRGLVASSFARQPMVGTLETQATYPRFYRGPQGDFLFKYRQGGSGDGEWIINRYDVRTYRWSRLLAQPLFGR; this is translated from the coding sequence GTGGTCACGTCGCGCTTTCTCGCCTTGTGCGCTCTGCTGCTTCCACGCCTGGTCGTGGCGGAGCCCTTCCAGGGACTGGCCGACCCCGGCGCCGTCATCGGTCAGCTGGACGGCGTGGTGCTCGAGGGAGACCAGTACTTCCTGCACGGGTGGACTTGTCAGCAGGGGGTCGCGGCTTCCTTGCGGATCCATGTCTATGCCGGAGCCTCGGCGTATGACGAGCCCCGGGGCCAGCTGGTCCTCGAAGGGGCCTCGCAATTCATGGCCGAGTCGGCGGTCGGAGAGCGGTGCGGAGCGGGCAACGGACGCTATCGCTTCCACGTGGCCATTCCGGAGAGCGTCCTCGCGGCGGTCGGCGGGCAGCCACTCTACGTCCATGGGCTGCGCGTGCTCGGCACCGTGCGGAACTCGGCCCTCGTGAACTCGGGGAAGATTCGCTTCCCCCATCCGCTCGGGAGCGCACCCCGTGGGTGCATGCCGTCGCTCTGGAACGACAACGTGGAGCGAAATGCGTATCCCTCGGGCAACGCCCAGGGCCAGGGCCAGCCCTGGGTCTACATGGCCTGGGTGTGGCGGGAGACGCCCGCGGTGGAGACCAATCACAGCGTCTCGGTGGCCCGGAGCCAGGATCTGGTGAACTGGTACAACACCTGCGGGGAGAAGCTCACGCTTCCCCTCACGACCGCGTCCCACGCCGTCGTCGATCCGATCCAAACCCACCAGGGCGTGCTCAACAACCTGAATGTCGGCTTCGATGGCGAGGGCCGCCCCGTCGTGACCTATCAGACGTACAAGGTTGTCTATTCCGCGGACGTGCCGCCCGTCTGGACCACCCAGGTCTACAACGCCCGGCTCGAGGGCGGTCAGTGGAAGATCCATCAGAACCGCCTGGAGGGGGGGAGCGCGGATATCTCCGGGACGGGAGAGATCGCCTCACTCGGCGCCACGGATGGACCGCTGCACTGGGACGCTCAGGATCCGGCGCTGACCTATTACCTGCGCTGGGAGTCGATGCCCACGAATCGGGACCTGCCCTATGATTGCTCGGGACGCGCGCTCTCCGTGTCGCAGCCCACGGAGACGACCTGCCCGGACAAGTTCCTGACGGATCTCGTCGTCTGGAGCTACGACGCGACGGCGAAACTCTGGCGCGCCAGCCGCGTCGACCGGGCCTGGGGCGGGAGCTCCGCCACGTTCGACTTCGTGGTCTTCAAGCGGCACCAGCTCGTCGCCTACTACGACGCCAACCGGCGCGTGAAGGTCGCCATCCGCAATGGCGACGGGGCATGGACCTACAAGGTCCTCGATGATCAATTCAAGGGCTGGGACAGCCACAACTATCTCACGCTGGAGGTCGACGACAACCACGACATCCACCTGTCGGGCGACCTGCACGGCCATGCGCTCACCTACTGGCGGTCGCGCGGGCTCGTCGCCTCGTCGTTCGCCCGTCAGCCCATGGTGGGAACACTGGAGACGCAGGCCACCTATCCCCGCTTCTACCGGGGCCCACAGGGCGATTTCCTCTTCAAGTACCGGCAGGGGGGCAGCGGAGACGGGGAGTGGATCATCAACCGTTACGATGTCAGGACGTACCGCTGGTCGCGGCTCCTCGCCCAGCCGCTTTTCGGAAGGTAA
- a CDS encoding SEL1-like repeat protein, producing the protein MACYALGVCYDEGRGVAVDRKRALELTNSARQAGFALACGTR; encoded by the coding sequence ATGGCCTGTTACGCTCTCGGAGTCTGCTATGACGAGGGCCGTGGAGTCGCGGTCGACAGGAAGCGGGCGCTCGAGCTGACCAACAGTGCGCGCCAGGCCGGTTTCGCCCTGGCCTGTGGCACCAGGTAG
- a CDS encoding PQQ-dependent sugar dehydrogenase — translation MRRVQHPLLLLAGLAAPCALAQTAPVNLALNKPITASSTENPEAFKAANANDGDLGTRWSSEFVSPSWITIDLGSEQSIGRAVLHWENAYATTYTIRVSNDGTTWSTVHTKTNGQGGTEDISFTPVLARYVSMYGTQKSGPYGYSLHEFEVYATSGGSQPDPDPTDPQPPAEPGTAPTVSYNARVTGNQTEPAAPFNITDVAAFTNPWGLDFLPDGRIVVTEKSDRMYIVTPAGVKTSVSGLPVSVGANGGGGQSGLHDVATSPTFAQDRKLWFSYVAKGADNNNHLTLASARLDEGGATASLSNLQVIWQEPSSYSVRGQPGARIAFAPDGQHVYLAVGDGDIPAANGDRGHVAQQTDSALGKIIRLNLDGSTPSDNPEASLGGVRGQVWAKGFRNPYGLAFDGSGNLWLSEMGPASGDEFNFIIKGANYGWPLVNNGNRYNGDAYLPGQPYPRHDTAPQFTPPAAYWGWFSTTASMSPSGLAFYNGDLFPQWKGSALIGGTSSIALYRMVIDPATNNVTGVERYGRSANDVYTGRVRALKVSPDGSIWYLRDGGDGLLRKLTPR, via the coding sequence ATGCGTCGCGTGCAACACCCGCTTCTGCTGCTGGCCGGCCTCGCCGCCCCATGCGCCCTCGCGCAGACCGCACCGGTCAATCTCGCGCTGAACAAGCCCATCACCGCCAGCAGCACCGAGAACCCCGAGGCGTTCAAGGCGGCCAACGCCAACGACGGAGACCTGGGCACCCGCTGGAGTTCGGAGTTCGTGAGCCCCTCGTGGATCACCATCGACCTCGGCAGTGAGCAGTCGATCGGCCGCGCGGTGCTCCACTGGGAGAACGCGTACGCCACCACCTACACCATCCGGGTCTCCAACGACGGCACCACCTGGAGCACCGTGCACACGAAGACCAACGGCCAGGGGGGCACGGAAGACATCTCGTTCACGCCCGTCCTGGCGCGCTACGTCTCGATGTACGGCACGCAGAAGAGCGGCCCCTACGGCTACTCGCTGCACGAGTTCGAGGTCTACGCCACCAGCGGCGGCAGCCAGCCAGATCCGGATCCGACCGACCCGCAGCCCCCCGCCGAGCCGGGCACGGCGCCCACCGTGTCATACAACGCGCGTGTCACCGGCAACCAGACGGAGCCCGCGGCGCCGTTCAACATCACCGATGTGGCGGCCTTCACCAACCCGTGGGGTCTGGACTTCCTGCCCGACGGCCGCATCGTGGTCACCGAGAAGAGTGACCGCATGTACATCGTGACGCCGGCCGGCGTGAAGACGTCCGTCAGCGGCCTGCCGGTCTCCGTGGGCGCCAACGGCGGTGGCGGCCAGAGCGGTCTCCACGACGTGGCGACCTCGCCGACCTTCGCCCAGGACCGCAAGCTGTGGTTCAGCTACGTGGCCAAGGGCGCGGACAACAACAATCACCTCACCCTGGCGTCCGCGCGCCTCGATGAGGGCGGCGCTACCGCGAGCCTGTCCAACCTCCAGGTCATCTGGCAGGAGCCGTCGAGCTACTCCGTCCGCGGTCAGCCGGGCGCGCGCATCGCGTTCGCGCCGGATGGCCAGCACGTCTACCTCGCCGTGGGCGATGGCGACATCCCGGCCGCCAATGGTGACCGTGGGCACGTCGCGCAGCAGACGGACAGCGCGCTGGGCAAGATCATCCGCCTGAACCTCGACGGCAGCACCCCCAGCGACAACCCCGAGGCGTCCTTGGGCGGCGTGCGCGGACAGGTGTGGGCCAAGGGCTTCCGCAATCCCTACGGCCTGGCGTTCGACGGCAGCGGCAACCTGTGGCTCAGTGAGATGGGCCCCGCCTCCGGCGACGAGTTCAACTTCATCATCAAGGGCGCCAACTACGGCTGGCCGCTGGTGAACAACGGCAACCGCTACAACGGCGATGCCTACCTGCCGGGCCAGCCGTATCCGCGGCATGACACCGCTCCGCAGTTCACGCCGCCGGCGGCATACTGGGGCTGGTTCTCCACCACCGCCTCCATGTCTCCGTCCGGACTGGCGTTCTACAACGGCGACCTCTTCCCCCAGTGGAAGGGCTCCGCGCTGATCGGCGGAACCTCGTCCATCGCGCTGTACCGTATGGTGATCGACCCGGCGACCAACAATGTCACGGGCGTCGAGCGCTACGGCCGCAGCGCGAACGACGTGTACACCGGGAGGGTGCGCGCACTGAAGGTGTCTCCTGACGGCAGCATCTGGTACCTCAGGGACGGTGGCGACGGCTTGCTGCGAAAGCTGACCCCTCGGTAG
- a CDS encoding TetR family transcriptional regulator: MQQKVQELAFALFAEHGFDATTVEQIAAETGVSRATLFRYFGTKEDIVLGDTAEQCAVLTTAFAARPPEEDVWISLQRAAEALPSAQSPEHARQVAMLVHSSASLRSRYLVKMAAWQEVLVPLVEQRLGAQRGTRSRVRAAAIVACSLACLDVAADALRHSAELTLDQLYGEAVSAVRGPAGPKS, translated from the coding sequence GTGCAGCAGAAGGTGCAGGAGTTGGCCTTCGCGCTGTTCGCCGAGCACGGCTTCGACGCGACGACGGTCGAGCAGATCGCCGCGGAGACCGGCGTGTCACGAGCGACGCTGTTCCGGTACTTCGGGACCAAGGAAGACATCGTCCTCGGCGACACCGCCGAGCAGTGCGCGGTCCTCACCACGGCCTTCGCGGCGCGCCCGCCGGAGGAGGACGTCTGGATCTCGCTCCAGAGAGCGGCCGAGGCTCTGCCGAGCGCGCAATCCCCGGAGCACGCCCGGCAGGTCGCGATGCTGGTGCACAGCAGTGCTTCGCTGCGCAGTCGCTACCTGGTCAAGATGGCCGCGTGGCAGGAGGTGCTGGTCCCACTGGTCGAGCAACGCCTGGGCGCCCAGCGCGGGACGCGTTCACGGGTGCGGGCCGCCGCCATCGTCGCGTGCTCGCTGGCCTGCCTGGATGTCGCCGCCGATGCGCTCCGCCACAGCGCGGAGCTCACGCTCGACCAGTTGTACGGCGAGGCGGTCTCCGCGGTCAGAGGCCCGGCCGGACCGAAGAGCTGA
- a CDS encoding carboxylesterase/lipase family protein, translated as MHIDVSVRQGVVRGQQSGGVATFLGVPYAAPPMGPLRLRPPQPVRPWEGVRPVLDAGPSAPQRALDSFAGLDAFAVTGARWRRGDDYLTLNVWAPVDAAARPVVVYVHGGGLVLGTKDAAVYDGTAFARDGVVAVAMNYRLGVEGFVPIPGAPTNLGLRDVIAALRWLQDNVAAFGGDAGNVTVVGESGGAMLVACLVSSPLSVGLFRRAVVQSGHGSAVYPVSIAERTTMALARALSVTPDAEGFRSVPPERAVQALHKVSRPGTLDLRDANGFDPSFGLGVVNPVHGDDVLPVHPLLALERGAGADVDLLIGTTATEASYWFGPTRLSWLPTGISRRLLRRIAPRADELFDAYAEQATSRAERRGGAVLARVLTDMAFRWPARQFAAAHQGRTHVYEFDWASPAAGGRMGAAHGLELPFVFDTLTSTTGRRGMTGMSAPQELADYVHGTWVRFVTDGHLSWPTFDSQTRAVHQLAARTTISEPVMPAAAYTPVVAPMTV; from the coding sequence ATGCACATCGATGTGTCCGTGAGGCAGGGCGTAGTCCGGGGCCAGCAGTCAGGAGGGGTGGCGACCTTCCTGGGAGTGCCGTACGCGGCGCCGCCGATGGGGCCACTGCGCCTGCGACCACCGCAGCCGGTGCGGCCCTGGGAGGGCGTGCGTCCCGTGCTCGATGCTGGGCCCAGCGCACCGCAGCGAGCCCTCGACTCCTTCGCGGGGCTGGATGCCTTCGCGGTCACCGGTGCGCGTTGGCGTCGCGGTGACGACTACCTCACCCTCAACGTCTGGGCGCCTGTCGACGCGGCCGCTCGGCCGGTGGTGGTGTACGTGCACGGCGGTGGGCTCGTGCTGGGCACCAAGGACGCCGCCGTCTACGACGGCACGGCGTTCGCGCGTGACGGCGTGGTGGCCGTCGCCATGAACTACCGGCTGGGCGTCGAGGGCTTTGTCCCGATCCCCGGCGCCCCCACGAACCTGGGCCTGCGCGACGTCATCGCCGCCCTGCGCTGGCTCCAGGACAACGTGGCCGCCTTCGGTGGGGACGCCGGCAACGTGACGGTGGTTGGCGAGTCCGGCGGAGCCATGCTGGTCGCCTGTCTGGTGAGCAGTCCCCTCTCGGTCGGGCTGTTCCGCCGTGCCGTCGTGCAGAGCGGGCATGGCTCGGCGGTCTACCCGGTGTCGATCGCCGAGCGCACCACCATGGCGTTGGCACGGGCGCTCTCGGTGACGCCAGATGCCGAGGGGTTCCGCTCCGTGCCGCCCGAGCGCGCTGTGCAGGCGCTGCACAAGGTGTCCCGCCCTGGAACACTCGACCTGCGCGACGCCAACGGCTTCGACCCGTCCTTCGGCCTGGGTGTCGTCAACCCGGTCCATGGCGACGACGTGCTGCCAGTACATCCGCTGCTCGCCCTGGAGCGGGGGGCAGGCGCGGACGTGGACCTGCTCATCGGGACCACCGCGACCGAGGCCAGCTACTGGTTCGGCCCCACCCGGCTGTCGTGGCTGCCCACCGGGATTTCACGCCGCCTGCTGCGCCGCATCGCGCCACGAGCAGACGAGTTGTTCGATGCCTATGCCGAGCAGGCCACCTCGCGCGCCGAGCGTCGGGGTGGAGCGGTTCTCGCCCGGGTCCTGACCGACATGGCCTTCCGCTGGCCGGCCCGCCAGTTCGCCGCCGCCCACCAGGGCCGGACGCACGTCTACGAGTTCGACTGGGCCTCCCCCGCCGCCGGGGGGCGAATGGGTGCGGCGCACGGCCTCGAGCTGCCGTTCGTCTTCGACACCCTCACCAGCACCACCGGCCGGCGCGGCATGACAGGGATGTCGGCGCCGCAGGAACTGGCGGACTACGTCCACGGCACGTGGGTCCGCTTCGTCACCGACGGGCACCTGTCCTGGCCCACCTTCGATTCCCAGACGCGAGCGGTCCACCAGCTCGCGGCGCGCACGACGATCAGCGAGCCAGTCATGCCGGCGGCCGCCTACACGCCCGTCGTCGCGCCGATGACGGTCTGA
- a CDS encoding M4 family metallopeptidase has product MRNRLLATCLSLSLAACGGTEAPTTTKDAHSALAALPSAEIIGTHEDGVPFMIRGELGSVGGSVRGLAAREVHERVSSTLAAVAPVFHLRAEDLVVQRASRDEQGHTHIRYAQVRNGLPVFGHELILHVDTSGRVYAANGSARDGESAPNPEEARVSPEALQRAALDSTPGGVRVEGEPRLLYARSTRDQRLKLAYEVLVTGEHLGTPVQEHVFLDALDGTPVLRDSDIQNARSRRVYSANNGTSLPGTLKRAEGAPPTSDVVVDKTYDNLGITYDCYNILFNRQSYDGADGQLRATVHYSTNYTNAFWNGSQMVCGDGDGVTTGSLCMDMDIITHEFTHGLISTTSNLTSSGEPGGLNESLSNILAAVCESWTTGTWSTGADIWKIGEDTSLGGTVYSMADPAAHGALDYYTPLPSDVHDLAGISDLAFTLLSKGGQHPRGRSTLTVTGIGVEKAGRLFYKANTDYFTASTTLAQAKTYTELAADALYGTGSGMRTSVTQAWQAVGVGVVPAPCPPLANGTALTGLSGASGSVSCTYSISVPVGATHLKVEASGGTGDVDLYVKFGSAPTTSSFDCRPYLGGNTESCTFPTPSAGIYYIILRSFSAYSGVSLKASFTPPVGAYVFPNLSGTSSSEQFFTYNAAAGQAVTVTLSPGEGGSTGDVHLYVKFGSAPTSTAYDCRPYLSGNSERCTLSQSQAGTYYVMLKGFSAYTGVDLTLSVP; this is encoded by the coding sequence ATGCGCAATCGCTTGCTCGCAACCTGTTTGTCGCTCTCGCTCGCGGCTTGTGGAGGAACGGAAGCACCCACCACCACCAAAGACGCCCACTCCGCCCTCGCCGCGCTGCCCTCAGCGGAGATCATCGGCACGCACGAGGATGGTGTCCCCTTCATGATTCGCGGCGAACTCGGCTCGGTGGGCGGCTCCGTGCGGGGGCTCGCCGCACGCGAAGTCCATGAGCGCGTCAGCAGCACGCTGGCCGCCGTCGCCCCCGTGTTCCACCTGCGCGCCGAGGATCTCGTCGTGCAGCGCGCCTCGCGCGACGAGCAGGGCCACACGCACATCCGCTATGCACAGGTGCGCAACGGCCTGCCCGTATTCGGCCACGAGCTCATCCTCCACGTGGATACGTCCGGCCGCGTCTATGCCGCCAACGGCTCGGCGCGCGACGGCGAGTCCGCCCCCAACCCCGAGGAGGCAAGGGTCTCACCCGAGGCCCTCCAACGCGCCGCGCTCGACTCGACCCCGGGCGGCGTACGTGTGGAGGGCGAGCCCCGGCTCCTCTACGCCCGCTCCACCCGGGACCAGCGGCTGAAGCTGGCCTACGAGGTGCTGGTCACGGGTGAGCACCTCGGCACGCCCGTCCAGGAGCACGTCTTCCTGGACGCACTCGATGGCACTCCCGTCCTGCGTGACTCGGACATCCAGAACGCGCGCAGCCGCCGCGTCTACTCGGCGAACAACGGCACCTCGCTTCCCGGCACCTTGAAGCGGGCCGAGGGAGCCCCGCCCACGAGTGACGTCGTCGTGGACAAGACCTACGACAACCTCGGCATCACCTACGACTGCTACAACATCCTCTTCAACCGGCAGTCCTACGACGGCGCGGACGGGCAGCTTCGAGCCACCGTCCACTACAGCACGAACTACACCAACGCCTTCTGGAATGGGAGCCAGATGGTGTGCGGCGACGGCGATGGCGTCACGACCGGCTCGCTCTGCATGGACATGGACATCATCACGCACGAGTTCACCCACGGGCTGATCAGCACCACGTCCAACCTCACCTCCTCGGGCGAGCCCGGCGGCCTCAACGAGAGCCTGTCCAACATCCTCGCCGCCGTCTGCGAGAGCTGGACGACGGGTACCTGGTCCACGGGCGCGGACATCTGGAAGATCGGCGAGGACACGTCCCTCGGCGGCACGGTCTACAGCATGGCCGACCCGGCCGCGCATGGAGCGCTCGACTACTACACGCCCCTGCCTTCCGACGTCCACGACCTCGCGGGCATCAGCGATCTGGCCTTCACGCTGCTGTCCAAGGGCGGCCAACACCCGCGCGGCAGGAGCACCCTCACCGTCACGGGCATTGGCGTCGAGAAGGCCGGGCGCCTCTTCTACAAGGCCAACACGGACTACTTCACCGCCAGCACCACGCTCGCCCAGGCGAAGACCTACACCGAGCTGGCCGCGGACGCCCTCTACGGTACGGGCTCGGGGATGAGGACCTCCGTCACCCAGGCATGGCAGGCGGTGGGCGTCGGGGTGGTCCCCGCGCCGTGCCCTCCGCTGGCCAACGGCACCGCGCTCACCGGCCTCTCAGGCGCCTCGGGCAGCGTGAGCTGCACCTATTCGATCTCCGTGCCAGTGGGCGCCACCCACCTGAAGGTGGAGGCCTCCGGAGGCACGGGTGACGTGGACCTGTACGTCAAGTTCGGCTCGGCGCCGACCACGTCGTCGTTCGACTGCCGGCCCTATCTGGGCGGCAACACCGAGTCCTGCACCTTCCCCACGCCGAGTGCCGGCATCTACTACATCATCCTGCGGAGCTTCTCCGCCTACTCGGGCGTCTCCCTCAAGGCATCGTTCACACCGCCCGTGGGCGCGTATGTCTTCCCGAACCTCTCGGGTACCTCAAGCTCCGAGCAGTTCTTCACGTACAACGCGGCGGCCGGGCAGGCGGTGACCGTCACCCTGTCACCGGGCGAGGGAGGGAGTACGGGTGATGTCCACCTCTACGTGAAGTTCGGCTCGGCCCCCACCTCCACCGCGTACGACTGCCGCCCCTATCTCTCGGGCAACAGCGAGCGGTGTACTCTCAGCCAGAGCCAGGCGGGCACGTACTACGTCATGCTCAAGGGGTTCTCGGCCTACACGGGCGTCGATCTGACGCTCTCCGTGCCCTGA